In Klebsiella aerogenes, the DNA window ACTAACGCCGTAGGCGTTGAACAGCGCGCTTGTCGCGCTGGCCCCGTAGGGGTGAGCCGCTGGCGGCGAATAATCGAACGTAGTTCGATGAAGAGTCCGGCTGTAGAAAAGCAAAAAACCAGCCCGTAGGCTGGTTTCTTTAAATTAGTGGTGCCCGGACTCGGAATCGAACCAAGGACACGGGGATTTTCAATCCCCTGCTCTACCGACTGAGCTATCCGGGCAACGGGGCGCATTAAACCTGATTCACCGCGCCTCGTCAACGAAATTTATACATTTCGCAGCAGACTGAACAATCTATCACCACTTTGCGCTAAAAGCACGCGTCATCAGGCAAAAAAGGTCGTCCACGCTACCGAAATCGGCATTGCCAGTAGCAGGGCGGGGAGCATATTGACCACCGCGAACATTTTGATCCCGCAGATGCGCAGGCCAGTCGCCACCAGCAACATTCCGCCGACGGCGCTGAAGTCGGCCATCATCATCGGCGTGGTCAGCGGCATAATCAGCGAGGCGCAGGCCGCCAGGGCGAGCTGAATCAGCAACATCGGCACGCAAATCGCCGAGACTGCCAGCCCCAGCGTACAGGCGAAAATGGTGGCGGTGAAAAAGTCGAGAAACGCTTTGGCGATAAGAATGCTGGCATCGCCGGTCATCCCTTCGCGCATGGCGCCGAATATCCCGGTGCCGCTGGCGCAGAACAGCACGATAATCGCCACGTAGCTCTGAATATAAGACTCATGAGCCGACGCCTTTTTCTTGCCCTTTGGCGACAGCAGTTGCTGGAGCTTGCTCACCAGCGTATTGATACCTTTCTCCATATTGCACACTTCGCCGAGCAGCGCGCCCACCAACGTCGACAGCACCATCACCGGCAGGTTGGCGCATTTGATCACCAGCAATATGCCGATACCCAATGAGGCCAACCCAAAAATAGAGGTCATCGAGGTGCGGATCCGTTCCGGCAATCGTTGGCTCAGCAGCGCGCCCAGCACGCCGCCGACAAGCACCGCGCTGGCGTTAATAAATGGCCCTATAACCAAAGTAAACTCCTGTTAATTATTCCTGATGTCTGCATTATTATGACGTTATTTCGCCGCAAAGGCTTGCGAATACGTGGAGTGAGTGCATATGGATTTCATCTTGCGCCACTTTGTGAAAGGTGCCATGATTGCGCGGATTTTCACCTCTTTAACCCTGAGGCCGCCGGGATGACAACATGGCTATTACATCGCCGTTGCCGCTGCGTATCGCTACGCGGTTTGCCTCGATCCTCATTTCCCCTGTTCACCATGCGGTGAAGGCCACGTATGCTCACTGTAGGACAACAGTAAGATCGGACGCGTCTGCTTTTACTGATGTCCGGCGGTCGGAGCTGAATTCAGTCAGACCCGGACACATCGTTGGGCCAGGCGCCACCTTGGCCTGAGATTTTTACACTCCCGATACGGGCATTTGCGCTTATGAAATCCATGCACATTGCCGCCAGCTGCGAGCTGGTATCCCGTCTGTCCACCCATCGCCAGGTGCTGGCGCTGGACAGCACCGACTTTACCAATACGGCGGCGGTCGTTATCACCGCAGCAGATAGCCGCAGCGGCATTCTGGCTCTGCTCAAACGCAGCGGATTTAATCTGCCGGTCTATCTTTTTAGTGAAACGCAAACGGATAAACCGGATGGGGTCGTTGCGGTCATCAGCGGCAAAGAGCAGGAGTGGCTGGAGTTGGAAGCAGCCGCCTGCAGCTATGAAGAGAAGCTGCTGCCGCCGTTTTTCAATACCCTCAGCCAGTACGTTGAGATGGACAACAGCACCTTCGCCTGTCCCGGTCACCAGCATGGCGCGTTTTTCAAAAAGCACCCGGCTGGCCGCCAGTTCTTCGAGTTTTTCGGCGAGAACGTCTTTCGCGCCGACATGTGCAACGCTGACGTTAAACTGGGCGATTTGCTCATCCATGAAGGATCGGCGAAGCACGCGCAGAAGTTTGCGGCAAAGGTCTTCAATGCCGACAAAACCTACTTTGTGCTGAACGGGACTTCAGCGGCGAACAAGGTGGTAACCAATGCGCTGCTGACTCGCGGCGATCTGGTGCTATTCGACCGCAACAACCATAAGTCGAACCACCACGGGGCGTTGATTCAGGCCGGGGCGACGCCGGTCTATCTGGAGGCCGCGCGCAACCCGTTTGGCTTTATCGGCGGGATTGATGATCACTGCTTTGATGAAGCCTACCTGCGCGAGCTGATCCGCGAAGCGGCGGCGGAAAAAGCAGATGCGCCACGCCCGTTCCGCCTGGCGGTGATCCAACTGGGCACCTATGACGGCACGGTGTACAACGCGCGTCAGGTGGTCGATAAAATCGGCCATCTCTGCGACTACATCCTGTTCGACTCGGCGTGGGTCGGCTATGAGCAGTTTATCCCGATGATGGCCGATTGCTCGCCG includes these proteins:
- a CDS encoding DUF554 domain-containing protein, which codes for MVIGPFINASAVLVGGVLGALLSQRLPERIRTSMTSIFGLASLGIGILLVIKCANLPVMVLSTLVGALLGEVCNMEKGINTLVSKLQQLLSPKGKKKASAHESYIQSYVAIIVLFCASGTGIFGAMREGMTGDASILIAKAFLDFFTATIFACTLGLAVSAICVPMLLIQLALAACASLIMPLTTPMMMADFSAVGGMLLVATGLRICGIKMFAVVNMLPALLLAMPISVAWTTFFA